One Phaseolus vulgaris cultivar G19833 chromosome 2, P. vulgaris v2.0, whole genome shotgun sequence DNA window includes the following coding sequences:
- the LOC137812123 gene encoding pentatricopeptide repeat-containing protein At5g44230 encodes MALQRGLESEVVRIVECCRTLNQAKQVHAHIYRNNLEQCSYVITKLLRFVTSLTQVPLHSYPRLLFAQVHNPNPFLWTAFIRAYALRGPLSQALRLFCSMRKRRISPVSFTFSALFSASGAARDTLLGAQLHAQTLLLGGFDSDIYVNNAMIDMYVKCGFMRCARKVFDEMPERDVVSWTELIVAYARRGDMKAAQDLFDGLHVKDMVAWTAMVTGYAQNAMPKDAVEVFRRLLDEGVEIDEVTLVGVISACAQLGASVYAKWIRDIAESSGFGPGSSVLVGSALIDMYSKCGNVEEAYNVFKGMRERNVFSYSSMIVGFAIHGRVHAAIKLFYDMLETEVKPNHVTFVGVLTACTHAGLVDLGQQLFATMEKCYGVAPTAELYACMADLLGRAGYLEKVIRLVETMPMKPDGAVWGALLGASYVHGNPDVAEIASKHLFELEPDNLGNYLLLSNTYASVGRWDDVSRVRKCIREKNLKKDPGWSWVEAKNGMIHKFAAGDLKHPQINEIKKELNELLERLKGIGYIPNLSSVLYDVNDDEKKLLLMAHSEKLALAFGLLSTDAGSTIKIMKNLRICKDCHIVMCGASRLTGRKIVVRDNTRFHHFLNGACSCRNFW; translated from the coding sequence ATGGCATTACAAAGGGGTTTGGAGTCAGAAGTGGTGAGAATTGTGGAGTGTTGCAGGACTCTGAATCAGGCCAAACAAGTCCACGCCCACATCTACCGGAACAACCTCGAACAATGTTCCTACGTAATCACCAAGCTCTTACGCTTCGTCACGTCGCTCACCCAGGTGCCCCTCCACTCCTACCCTCGTCTTCTCTTCGCACAGGTCCACAACCCAAACCCCTTTCTCTGGACCGCTTTCATTCGCGCCTACGCCCTCCGAGGACCCCTCTCCCAAGCCCTTCGCCTCTTCTGCTCCATGCGCAAACGACGCATCTCTCCCGTCTCGTTTACCTTCTCCGCTCTCTTTTCCGCTTCTGGCGCTGCCCGCGACACTCTTTTGGGGGCGCAGCTCCACGCCCAGACACTCTTGCTTGGTGGGTTCGATTCTGATATCTACGTCAACAACGCCATGATTGATATGTACGTCAAATGTGGGTTTATGCGTTGCGCGCGCAAGGTTTTCGATGAAATGCCTGAACGGGATGTTGTCTCTTGGACCGAGCTGATTGTTGCTTACGCGAGGAGGGGCGATATGAAGGCGGCGCAGGACCTGTTTGATGGGTTGCATGTGAAGGATATGGTTGCTTGGACTGCGATGGTTACTGGGTATGCCCAGAATGCCATGCCGAAGGATGCGGTGGAGGTTTTCCGGCGGTTGTTAGATGAGGGTGTCGAGATTGATGAGGTTACCTTGGTTGGTGTTATATCTGCTTGTGCTCAATTGGGTGCGTCTGTTTATGCTAAGTGGATAAGGGACATTGCTGAGAGTTCTGGATTTGGGCCTGGAAGTAGTGTTCTTGTCGGGTCAGCCTTGATAGACATGTACTCAAAATGTGGTAATGTGGAGGAGGCATATAATGTATTTAAAGGAATGAGGGAGAGAAATGTGTTTTCTTACAGTTCTATGATTGTGGGGTTTGCTATACATGGCCGAGTTCATGCAGCAATTAAGTTGTTTTATGACATGTTGGAGACTGAGGTGAAACCAAACCATGTTACTTTTGTAGGGGTGCTTACTGCGTGCACTCATGCAGGCTTGGTAGACCTGGGGCAGCAGCTCTTTGCTACCATGGAAAAGTGTTATGGTGTTGCTCCAACCGCAGAACTTTATGCTTGCATGGCGGATCTTCTTGGTCGAGCTGGATACTTGGAAAAGGTAATACGGCTTGTTGAGACAATGCCTATGAAGCCTGATGGAGCTGTGTGGGGGGCGCTTCTTGGAGCATCATACGTCCATGGGAATCCTGATGTTGCAGAAATTGCTTCGAAGCATTTATTTGAGCTTGAACCTGATAACTTGGGGAATTATTTGTTGCTTTCTAATACCTACGCATCAGTTGGAAGATGGGATGATGTTTCTAGGGTCAGGAAATGCATCAGagagaaaaatttaaaaaaagatcCAGGGTGGAGCTGGGTTGAAGCAAAAAATGGAATGATTCACAAGTTCGCTGCCGGTGACTTGAAACATCCACAAATTAATGAGATAAAGAAGGAATTAAATGAACTTTTGGAACGGCTGAAGGGGATTGGATATATACCAAACCTAAGTTCGGTGCTTTATGATGTTAACGATGATGAAAAAAAGCTGTTACTAATGGCTCATAGCGAAAAGCTAGCTTTGGCATTTGGATTGCTGAGTACTGATGCTGGTTCCACCATAAAAATTATGAAGAACCTTAGGATATGTAAGGATTGTCATATTGTAATGTGTGGAGCATCAAGACTTACTGGAAGAAAAATTGTTGTGAGGGACAACACGAGATTCCACCACTTTCTTAATGGGGCCTGCTCTTGTAGAAA